The following is a genomic window from uncultured Draconibacterium sp..
TACATTCGTTGTACCTGTATCCAATGAGGGACTATTGTTAGCGCAAGATTCTGTGCTGATATTTCTGCTGAATTGTAAATAGCATCAGTTCGCGGAGGTAAACCTTCTGTTGCTTTATTAAGGCTTGATGAGTACTCCATCCACTTAACGGTGTCGGTTTTTGAATAAGCCAAAACGTATTCCATGTCATGTAAATCGTAAAAGCTCCATTGAGACCAGTTGATAACTAATTCGCTGCCTAATCCAAGTTCCCGATAGAAATAGCTACCATCACTTGCTCCAAAAAAATCGAGCGAAAGCAACAGGTCAGCACCGGTGTTATTCCGAATTGTTTGAAGTTGTTTGGGCGTGTATAATCCAAATTGCGGATGTATGATCAGAGAATCGCTTTTGGGATGAACTGACGTTGTATTGGTCTGCAGGAAATAGCTTGAATTTAGCACATTGATTTGTTCGGCCGACATTGTAACACGAGTTGCTGAATCTTCGCGAAAAAAGGGTGTGTAATCGATTGTGTCAACAACTCTGGTGGTAGTATAATTGCGTTCGTTTAACGTTATTAAAGTATCGAAAAATGCTTGTTTATTAAGCTCCGAAATAAAGTTCTTGAAATAGACATGCGAAGCAACGCTATCCGAGTTTTCTTCTTCTGTTTTTTGCTTGCCAAATTCTTCGTATTGTTTGAAGTACTTGTTTGGCGAACAATTAACGTTATTGTACTGAACTGCAATATTTCTGAATTTAGGGGGAATAGTTATTGCTGA
Proteins encoded in this region:
- a CDS encoding DUF6340 family protein, which produces MKNCPVFLSAFLVLIVFASCNTLYNVKTINIEIVEPSAITIPPKFRNIAVQYNNVNCSPNKYFKQYEEFGKQKTEEENSDSVASHVYFKNFISELNKQAFFDTLITLNERNYTTTRVVDTIDYTPFFREDSATRVTMSAEQINVLNSSYFLQTNTTSVHPKSDSLIIHPQFGLYTPKQLQTIRNNTGADLLLSLDFFGASDGSYFYRELGLGSELVINWSQWSFYDLHDMEYVLAYSKTDTVKWMEYSSSLNKATEGLPPRTDAIYNSAEISAQNLALTIVPHWIQVQRMYYSSRHVELQQADELVQNAKWLDAAKLWRKQLNNKNQNIVAKCMFNLGLACEMEGDPEAALAWVVKSYHILDQKNELHAENCMQYIKLLGTRQADIKLLDRQFRDQ